A genome region from Chlorobaculum tepidum TLS includes the following:
- a CDS encoding exo-beta-N-acetylmuramidase NamZ family protein, with the protein MKRTAPLFFLLFFLLLVKTSIARAEAFRYGLDVLDAQKCFQLQGKRVGMITNAAAVSRSGEPGYRVLLRNGVDLKFLMAPEHGFSLDYEAGKKVDNAGIGDSLKIWSLYGNSRKPDISLLKTIDVLIFDLQDAGVRCYTYISTMKLAMEACNEAGIVFMVLDRPNPLAPIPVSGFVLEPRFESFVGAAELPFIHGMSVGEIAGWLQKRRFPGLSLQIVRMQGYRRDRFADDLPGFCFRPPSPNLHDFKTLLLYPATVMLEGTDVSEGRGTEAPFRMFGAPFIDSKALIRELETYRLPGVKFYRTTFTPERSKFSGVECEGIRLKVTDRERFDPFMTSTAILLSLQKLWPEQTGLYRHAAFFDQLAGTDRYRLMIQQQRPIAEILDAVRAQVRAFDAASRDRFLYP; encoded by the coding sequence ATGAAGCGAACAGCTCCTCTTTTTTTTCTGCTTTTTTTTCTCCTGTTGGTAAAAACCTCCATTGCGCGAGCCGAGGCGTTCAGATACGGCCTCGATGTGCTCGATGCGCAGAAGTGTTTCCAACTTCAGGGCAAGCGAGTCGGCATGATTACCAATGCAGCAGCGGTTTCGCGCTCCGGCGAGCCGGGATATCGGGTTTTGCTTCGGAACGGGGTTGATCTGAAATTTCTGATGGCTCCCGAGCATGGCTTCTCGCTCGATTACGAAGCTGGCAAGAAAGTGGACAATGCAGGGATTGGCGACAGTTTGAAAATCTGGTCGCTTTACGGTAACTCCCGGAAGCCTGATATTTCGCTTCTGAAAACCATCGATGTTCTCATTTTCGATCTTCAGGATGCGGGGGTGCGTTGTTACACCTACATTTCCACCATGAAGCTCGCGATGGAGGCATGCAACGAAGCCGGGATCGTTTTCATGGTACTCGATCGCCCCAATCCCCTTGCGCCGATTCCGGTGAGCGGTTTCGTGCTGGAGCCGCGCTTCGAGTCGTTCGTTGGCGCGGCGGAGCTTCCGTTCATCCACGGCATGAGCGTGGGAGAGATCGCCGGATGGTTGCAGAAACGCCGTTTTCCGGGACTGTCGTTGCAGATTGTGCGGATGCAGGGATACCGGCGAGACAGGTTTGCCGACGACCTTCCGGGCTTCTGTTTCCGTCCGCCGTCGCCGAACCTGCATGATTTCAAAACCCTGTTGCTCTATCCAGCTACGGTCATGCTGGAGGGAACCGATGTCAGCGAAGGGCGTGGCACCGAGGCGCCGTTTCGAATGTTTGGCGCGCCATTCATCGACAGCAAAGCGCTCATCCGGGAACTCGAAACCTATCGCTTGCCCGGCGTCAAATTCTATAGGACGACCTTCACGCCCGAAAGGAGCAAATTCTCCGGTGTCGAGTGCGAGGGAATCCGCCTGAAGGTGACCGATCGCGAGCGATTCGATCCGTTCATGACCTCCACGGCAATCCTGCTCTCGCTGCAGAAGCTCTGGCCGGAGCAGACCGGCCTGTATCGTCACGCCGCCTTTTTTGACCAGCTTGCAGGAACCGATCGTTACCGTCTTATGATTCAGCAGCAACGTCCGATCGCGGAAATTCTCGACGCTGTCCGAGCGCAGGTGCGGGCATTCGATGCAGCTTCGCGGGATCGTTTCCTCTATCCCTGA
- the cfa gene encoding cyclopropane fatty acyl phospholipid synthase, whose product MLDHLFQQKFETLLAAANITINGNRPWDIRVHDRRMFRKTMLQGNLGFGESYMEGWWDCDDLEELFYRILSAGVDQQLVTLASALEYLQGALINLQKPARAFTVGKHHYDAGNDLFRAMLDPLMMYSCAYWHEADSLDEAQQNKLCLVFEKLDLKPGMKLLDIGCGWGGAARFAAEHYGVQVVGITVSKEQASFARELCKDFDVDILLMDYRQLEGEFDRIVSIGMIEHVGYKNYRTYFDTARRCLKPDGRMLVQSIGSNESVTGTDPWIEKYIFPNSMLPSPSQISRGFEGRFVLEDWHSFGYDYALTLKAWESNITRKWPQIEKHYDKKFYRMWRYYLLSCAGAFRARTIQLWQILLTPSGIKGECCIPHQPVKRKFRDRGNDPAKLHRMPAPALGQRREFPRSDVAAES is encoded by the coding sequence ATGCTTGACCACCTTTTCCAGCAAAAATTCGAGACACTCCTCGCTGCGGCAAACATCACCATCAACGGCAACAGGCCGTGGGACATCAGGGTGCATGATCGCCGGATGTTCAGAAAAACGATGCTTCAGGGAAATCTCGGTTTCGGAGAGTCCTACATGGAGGGCTGGTGGGATTGCGATGACCTCGAAGAGCTGTTTTACCGGATACTCTCGGCAGGCGTCGACCAACAGCTCGTCACACTTGCCTCGGCGCTGGAGTATCTTCAGGGTGCGCTGATAAACTTGCAAAAACCGGCGCGCGCCTTCACTGTTGGCAAGCACCATTACGACGCTGGCAACGACCTCTTTCGGGCGATGCTCGACCCGCTCATGATGTACAGTTGCGCCTACTGGCACGAAGCCGACAGCCTCGATGAAGCACAGCAAAACAAGCTTTGCCTGGTGTTCGAAAAGCTCGACCTCAAACCGGGGATGAAACTGCTCGATATTGGATGCGGCTGGGGCGGGGCCGCGAGGTTCGCCGCTGAACACTATGGCGTGCAGGTGGTTGGCATCACCGTATCGAAGGAACAGGCCAGCTTTGCCAGAGAGCTCTGCAAGGATTTCGACGTCGATATCCTGCTCATGGACTATCGCCAGCTCGAAGGCGAATTCGACCGGATCGTCTCGATCGGCATGATCGAACATGTCGGCTATAAAAACTACCGGACCTACTTTGATACCGCCCGACGCTGCCTCAAACCGGATGGACGGATGCTCGTACAGAGCATCGGCAGCAACGAGTCGGTTACAGGCACCGACCCGTGGATCGAGAAATATATCTTCCCGAACTCAATGCTTCCGTCACCCAGCCAGATTTCACGCGGTTTTGAAGGGCGGTTCGTACTTGAAGACTGGCACTCGTTCGGTTATGACTACGCCCTGACACTCAAAGCCTGGGAAAGCAACATAACCCGCAAATGGCCACAGATTGAAAAGCACTACGACAAAAAATTCTACCGCATGTGGCGCTACTATCTCCTGAGCTGTGCCGGAGCTTTCAGGGCACGCACGATCCAGCTCTGGCAGATATTGCTCACACCATCGGGCATCAAAGGCGAATGCTGCATCCCACACCAGCCAGTCAAACGGAAATTCAGGGATAGAGGAAACGATCCCGCGAAGCTGCATCGAATGCCCGCACCTGCGCTCGGACAGCGTCGAGAATTTCCGCGATCGGACGTTGCTGCTGAATCATAA